From the Theobroma cacao cultivar B97-61/B2 chromosome 2, Criollo_cocoa_genome_V2, whole genome shotgun sequence genome, one window contains:
- the LOC18609634 gene encoding uncharacterized protein LOC18609634, producing the protein MARQILVIALVFIALIGLVMAGQDSSSNKRGAEAAASVNDDTIGNTDEANAPTTSGDEATIIVEGPVGSEDAAKNAAAAQPPSSGATTFRVSAIAGAAAVAGYLAF; encoded by the coding sequence atggcaCGCCAAATCCTTGTTATTGCATTGGTCTTTATTGCCCTTATTGGGTTGGTTATGGCTGGTCAAGACTCCTCTAGCAACAAAAGAGGTGCCGAGGCCGCCGCATCTGTCAATGATGATACCATTGGCAACACTGATGAAGCAAACGCACCAACTACTAGTGGTGATGAGGCTACTATTATTGTTGAAGGCCCTGTTGGCAGTGAGGATGCAGCGAAAAATGCTGCTGCTGCTCAACCTCCTAGCAGTGGTGCAACCACCTTTAGGGTCTCTGCTATCGCTGGAGCTGCTGCTGTTGCTGGCTACCTAGCCTTCTAA